One window from the genome of Saccharicrinis carchari encodes:
- the ureC gene encoding urease subunit alpha yields the protein MSYKMSREQYSQMFGPTTGDSVRLADTNLFLKVEKDHTTYGEEVSFGGGKVIRDGMGQNSQISQEGNPNVPDTLITNALIVDYTGIYKADIAIRDGKISGIGKAGNSNIQDGVTIEIGAGTDVISGEGKILTAGAVDTHIHFINPDQANVALDNGITTLIGGGAGPSDGSKATTATPGKWHIKTMLKAFEEIPVNIGITGKGQATTMAPLEEQIRAGAIGLKVHEDWGSTPSAIDYALRCADKFDVQVALHADTLNESGFFEDTMKAIGDRVIHMYHSEGAGGGHAPDIIKAAGFNNILPSSTNPTLPYTVNTVDEHLDMVMVAHNLNPSIPEDLAFADSRIRAESIAAEDVLQDMGVFSIVSSDAQAMGRIAEVALRTWQVAHQMKKQRGSMKGDSKYSDNNRVKRYIAKYTINPAIAHGIGDYVGSIEVGKMADLVLWDPKFFGAKPDMILKNGSIVRAVMGDANASISTPQPVLLRNMFGSLGKARAQSSATFVSKIAFDNDIKGELGLQKMVLPVHGIRKLTKQDLKLNCETPNIEVDPQTYKVSIDGEILTSEPATELPLTQRYFLF from the coding sequence ATGAGTTATAAAATGTCAAGGGAGCAATACTCCCAAATGTTCGGTCCAACCACAGGGGACTCCGTCCGACTGGCCGATACCAATTTGTTTTTAAAAGTTGAGAAAGACCATACTACGTACGGTGAAGAAGTTTCCTTTGGGGGCGGAAAAGTAATCCGCGACGGAATGGGGCAAAATTCCCAAATAAGCCAGGAGGGTAACCCGAATGTGCCGGATACCCTAATTACAAATGCTTTAATTGTTGATTATACCGGGATTTACAAAGCAGACATCGCCATTCGCGATGGTAAAATTTCCGGAATAGGGAAAGCAGGTAATTCCAATATCCAAGATGGTGTAACTATCGAAATAGGTGCAGGTACCGATGTTATATCGGGTGAGGGTAAAATTCTTACCGCCGGTGCCGTTGATACACACATTCACTTCATTAACCCTGATCAAGCCAATGTTGCCCTCGACAACGGCATTACAACCTTAATAGGAGGCGGAGCCGGGCCAAGTGATGGCTCCAAAGCTACAACCGCCACACCGGGCAAATGGCACATCAAAACGATGCTAAAAGCTTTTGAGGAAATACCCGTTAATATTGGCATAACCGGAAAAGGCCAGGCAACTACAATGGCTCCCTTGGAAGAACAAATTCGTGCCGGGGCCATTGGTCTTAAAGTGCACGAAGATTGGGGGTCGACACCCTCTGCCATTGATTACGCTTTACGCTGTGCCGATAAGTTTGATGTACAAGTGGCCTTACATGCCGACACTTTAAACGAAAGTGGTTTTTTTGAAGATACGATGAAGGCCATTGGCGACCGTGTAATACACATGTATCATTCTGAGGGTGCCGGTGGTGGCCATGCACCCGATATTATTAAGGCGGCTGGTTTTAATAATATCCTACCCTCCTCCACCAACCCAACCTTGCCCTATACAGTAAATACCGTTGATGAGCATTTAGACATGGTAATGGTGGCTCACAACCTAAACCCATCTATTCCCGAAGACTTGGCCTTTGCCGATTCCAGAATTCGCGCAGAGTCAATTGCCGCAGAAGATGTATTACAAGATATGGGCGTGTTCAGCATCGTTAGTTCCGATGCTCAGGCCATGGGTCGCATTGCAGAAGTTGCTCTCCGAACCTGGCAGGTAGCCCATCAAATGAAAAAACAACGCGGTTCGATGAAGGGCGACAGCAAATACAGCGACAACAACCGTGTAAAAAGATATATCGCCAAATACACTATCAACCCTGCCATTGCACATGGAATAGGCGATTATGTGGGATCCATAGAAGTAGGGAAAATGGCCGATTTAGTGCTATGGGATCCGAAATTTTTTGGTGCTAAACCGGATATGATTTTAAAAAACGGTTCAATAGTAAGAGCCGTAATGGGCGATGCCAATGCGTCCATCTCTACCCCGCAACCGGTATTACTCCGTAATATGTTTGGCAGTCTGGGTAAGGCGCGCGCTCAAAGCTCTGCTACCTTTGTTTCCAAAATAGCCTTCGACAATGATATCAAGGGCGAACTTGGCTTACAAAAAATGGTGTTACCTGTGCATGGTATCAGAAAACTAACCAAGCAAGATTTAAAGCTCAATTGCGAAACGCCTAATATAGAGGTGGATCCACAGACTTATAAAGTAAGTATAGATGGTGAAATCCTGACCAGCGAACCGGCTACAGAATTACCTTTGACCCAGCGCTATTTCTTATTTTAA
- a CDS encoding urease subunit beta, which translates to MIPGEYILKEEDIICNADSDPIRLTVTNAGDRPIQVGSHYHFYEVNNALEFDREKTYGKRLDLPAGSSVRFEPGDKKEIALIDYKGRREVYGFQNKVDGPLKSL; encoded by the coding sequence ATGATACCAGGTGAGTATATTTTAAAAGAAGAAGACATTATTTGTAATGCAGATTCGGACCCCATCAGGCTAACGGTGACTAATGCTGGTGATCGTCCAATTCAAGTGGGCTCTCATTATCATTTTTACGAAGTAAATAATGCCCTTGAGTTTGACCGCGAAAAAACATACGGCAAACGATTGGATCTTCCCGCTGGATCGTCGGTACGCTTTGAGCCCGGCGATAAAAAAGAAATCGCTTTGATCGATTATAAGGGTAGACGGGAAGTATATGGCTTCCAGAATAAAGTGGATGGGCCATTAAAATCTTTATAA
- a CDS encoding DMT family transporter translates to MPNITTNTLSKPMAYTIIMLGILALAFSAIMVKEANFEPVTNAFLRCLIGFVVLIPFAYREMKKHGPLNKVGLALAIGAGIFLGIDMTAWNYAIFYVGAGISSVLLNLQIIVLPVLAMIFDKFRPQRSFWVLVPIMIFGIILTGGIFDGDPIEGPATIYGRPIAVVGTLLGVLSGICYGVYLYMSRESGTFNPRRYVQPLMWVFLAQLIPQGFTMLFISPEGWNVTQGVLIDGKLPMNPEVLSGDMITAANWWWMIVLAVVGHAMAWVFVQIGSVNLRPTIVAGLLLLSPITTVLVAPYTSGESISLLQAIGIVIVLAAVAYQNDLHTVFWNLFRGAKK, encoded by the coding sequence ATGCCTAACATTACTACCAATACCCTTAGTAAACCAATGGCCTACACCATAATAATGCTTGGGATACTGGCCTTGGCTTTTTCAGCTATAATGGTTAAAGAAGCCAATTTTGAGCCGGTCACCAATGCATTCCTACGTTGTTTAATAGGCTTTGTTGTTCTTATCCCTTTTGCTTATCGTGAGATGAAAAAACACGGCCCCCTTAACAAGGTCGGTTTAGCGTTGGCAATAGGGGCCGGTATTTTTCTTGGGATTGATATGACGGCCTGGAATTATGCTATTTTTTATGTGGGCGCCGGTATATCATCCGTATTACTGAACCTGCAAATTATTGTATTGCCGGTACTGGCCATGATATTTGATAAGTTCAGGCCTCAAAGAAGCTTTTGGGTACTCGTCCCCATCATGATTTTCGGTATCATTTTAACTGGTGGGATTTTTGACGGCGATCCTATAGAAGGACCTGCAACTATATATGGTCGTCCTATTGCGGTTGTCGGTACTTTATTGGGTGTTCTCTCCGGGATCTGTTATGGCGTGTATCTATACATGAGTAGAGAGTCGGGCACCTTTAATCCTCGTCGCTATGTTCAACCTTTAATGTGGGTTTTTTTGGCACAGCTTATCCCTCAAGGATTTACCATGTTATTTATTTCTCCGGAAGGATGGAATGTAACTCAGGGTGTTTTGATTGATGGGAAATTACCCATGAACCCGGAGGTGTTATCCGGCGACATGATTACGGCAGCTAACTGGTGGTGGATGATTGTTTTGGCCGTTGTTGGTCATGCCATGGCCTGGGTGTTTGTCCAGATAGGTTCTGTAAATTTACGCCCTACAATTGTTGCAGGCTTATTGCTTTTAAGTCCGATAACCACCGTTCTTGTAGCACCATATACCAGTGGCGAATCCATATCTTTGCTACAAGCTATAGGAATTGTAATTGTTTTGGCTGCTGTAGCTTATCAAAATGACCTACATACCGTGTTTTGGAATTTATTCCGTGGTGCTAAAAAATAA
- a CDS encoding urease accessory protein UreE yields MIIEKIVGNIHDMASSEIGGRHIEKVSLNSADLVKRVQRVKTDHNRDMGIRLKVAQDMVDGDILFMDDVNLIIIEVKTDDILAIQPKDIREMGVIAHELGNRHMPAKFEGDEMLVQYDYLVEDLLREKGIAFKREDRKVAEAFRHTTGPHSHG; encoded by the coding sequence ATGATAATAGAGAAGATCGTTGGCAATATTCACGATATGGCTTCCTCCGAAATTGGGGGACGCCATATTGAAAAAGTCAGCTTAAACAGTGCCGATTTGGTTAAAAGGGTACAACGCGTTAAAACCGACCATAACAGGGATATGGGTATCCGCCTCAAAGTTGCACAGGACATGGTAGATGGCGATATCTTGTTTATGGACGATGTCAACTTAATTATTATCGAGGTAAAAACGGACGATATACTGGCCATACAACCCAAAGATATCCGCGAAATGGGCGTTATTGCCCATGAGTTGGGTAACCGGCACATGCCCGCAAAGTTTGAGGGTGATGAAATGCTCGTTCAATATGACTATCTGGTAGAAGATTTGCTAAGGGAAAAGGGCATTGCATTTAAACGGGAGGATAGAAAAGTTGCAGAAGCTTTTCGGCACACAACAGGACCACATAGCCATGGATAA
- a CDS encoding MarC family protein: MDSLTIYIGFAITVFMGFFAIINPIANLPVYMTIVAGANKAQKKEVKRKAVTIAFLIVLSFIILGKIIFSLFGLTIPAFKIAGGILIFLAGVDMMRSKTPHEDADSEKGNKFNPNVAISPLATPLMAGPGSIVTAMTFVSGRGWIEMGIVILMFGIICLLHFLIFRMSGLIIRKLGKNVIKVIGRIMGLIITVIGTGMVLNGIQLAFDI; encoded by the coding sequence ATGGATAGTCTGACAATTTACATTGGATTTGCAATTACCGTTTTCATGGGATTTTTCGCAATAATAAATCCCATCGCTAATTTGCCGGTGTACATGACTATTGTAGCGGGGGCAAACAAAGCGCAAAAAAAAGAAGTAAAAAGGAAGGCGGTAACGATTGCTTTCCTAATCGTTCTTTCCTTCATTATTCTGGGGAAAATAATTTTTAGCCTTTTTGGTTTAACCATACCTGCTTTTAAAATTGCGGGCGGTATTTTAATTTTTTTGGCCGGTGTTGATATGATGCGTTCAAAAACACCCCATGAGGACGCTGACAGTGAAAAAGGAAATAAATTCAATCCGAATGTTGCCATTTCGCCTCTTGCTACACCGCTCATGGCCGGTCCGGGTAGTATTGTTACTGCAATGACTTTTGTGTCGGGAAGAGGATGGATTGAGATGGGAATTGTTATTTTGATGTTTGGTATTATTTGTTTGCTTCACTTTTTAATATTCCGCATGAGTGGCCTTATAATTAGAAAACTTGGTAAAAATGTAATTAAGGTGATTGGCCGGATTATGGGATTAATTATTACAGTTATTGGCACCGGAATGGTTTTAAATGGAATACAATTGGCATTTGATATTTAA
- the ureG gene encoding urease accessory protein UreG gives MEPIKIGIGGPVGAGKTQLIEKITRALEGRIETCVITNDIYTKEDAKILIKTGVLPADRIIGVETGGCPHAAIREDISMNAETIDILKERHPNVELIFIESGGDNLSATFSPELVDFSIYIIDVAQGEKIPRKGGQGMIRSDLFIINKTDLAPYVDANLDIMAADTKTFRGDKPFFFTNLKTDEGLSDVINWIDKNVLLTGLNAHD, from the coding sequence ATGGAGCCAATAAAAATTGGTATAGGAGGACCCGTTGGAGCGGGAAAAACCCAGCTTATCGAAAAAATAACCCGCGCTTTAGAGGGCAGGATAGAAACTTGTGTTATTACCAATGACATATATACCAAAGAAGACGCTAAAATATTAATTAAGACCGGGGTATTACCGGCAGATCGCATCATTGGAGTGGAAACAGGGGGCTGCCCCCATGCCGCTATTCGCGAAGATATATCGATGAATGCCGAAACCATTGATATTTTGAAGGAACGGCATCCCAATGTGGAGCTTATTTTTATTGAGAGCGGCGGCGATAACCTTTCAGCAACATTTAGTCCCGAACTGGTAGACTTCTCCATCTATATCATTGATGTGGCCCAGGGCGAAAAAATTCCCCGAAAAGGAGGACAAGGCATGATAAGGTCCGATTTGTTTATCATCAACAAAACAGATTTAGCACCCTACGTGGATGCCAATCTGGATATTATGGCCGCTGACACAAAAACATTCCGGGGCGACAAGCCTTTTTTCTTTACCAACCTAAAAACAGACGAAGGCTTATCAGATGTTATAAATTGGATTGATAAAAATGTGCTGTTAACAGGATTAAATGCTCATGACTAA
- a CDS encoding helix-turn-helix domain-containing protein, producing the protein MKDLIDFREIENIQQLDNEYDLQKALLLDRKLRILAKENVDLKPLHDKLFQLIQDYEERSWSDSDNITDKQFDDAETAEQLVEIEQRFIAQRKEAIRKKLKIYDMNQTDLAILLGHKKSYMSELINGVTQFSMKDLVIIHRVLRIDLTKLIPTYLQNETRERVKKSISQLNKPKLRLGKKDLMLN; encoded by the coding sequence ATGAAAGACTTAATTGACTTTAGAGAAATAGAGAATATCCAACAATTGGATAACGAATATGATTTACAAAAAGCCTTGTTGCTTGACCGAAAGTTACGAATACTTGCCAAGGAAAACGTTGATTTAAAACCACTCCATGACAAGTTATTTCAACTGATTCAGGATTACGAAGAAAGAAGCTGGTCCGATAGTGATAATATCACAGATAAGCAGTTTGACGATGCTGAAACTGCGGAACAGCTCGTTGAAATTGAACAAAGATTCATAGCTCAAAGAAAAGAGGCCATCAGAAAAAAACTAAAAATCTATGACATGAACCAAACCGACTTGGCAATTTTACTTGGTCATAAAAAGTCGTACATGTCGGAATTGATTAATGGAGTTACGCAATTTTCAATGAAAGATTTGGTAATAATTCATCGTGTTTTACGGATTGATTTAACAAAACTCATTCCGACTTACTTGCAGAATGAAACTCGGGAAAGAGTAAAAAAGTCTATCTCTCAATTGAATAAACCAAAACTTAGATTGGGAAAGAAAGACTTGATGTTGAATTAA
- a CDS encoding ABC transporter substrate-binding protein yields MMERNISLVFWLLLSVLIGSCVNQDKTKQDGAEERKKTLILAIGGEPDNGFDPTTGWGQYASPLFQSTLLKYDKDFNIENDAAIEYEISDDGLKWTVKLRDNIQFSDGKPLTAKDVVFTFTTAKQSASVVDLTNLREVEQLDDFTVRFTLKKRNSTFIHHLTSLGIVPEHAYDALYNENPVGSGPYQLVQWDKGQQLILTVNPYYYGKAPFFEELVFLFLSQDAAFAAAKAGQVDVASVTPALADKKIKGMKLLALKSVDNRGVALPFVSEEGRTDNGHPIGNRVTSDEAIRKAMNIGVDREALVKGVLRGYGTPAYSIADGLPWWNPQTKIENDGNIKKAKEILEEAGWREEKDGIRYKNGIKAAFTLYYPSNDQIRQSLSIAFAQMMKPLGIQVEIKGDNWRGIEKQVHANATLFGLGSHDPLELYNAFSSEVSGRGLNNPNYYANDTVDAYFVKALAATSQDEANAYWKKAQWDGVTGFSNKGDAPWVWLVNLDHLFFMRENLVIGPQKIQPHDHNWPVTDFIENWHWKE; encoded by the coding sequence ATGATGGAAAGAAATATAAGCTTGGTCTTTTGGCTCTTGCTCAGTGTGCTGATTGGTTCCTGTGTAAATCAAGATAAAACCAAACAGGACGGTGCGGAGGAGCGCAAAAAAACTTTGATTTTAGCCATTGGCGGAGAGCCCGATAATGGTTTTGATCCCACCACCGGATGGGGACAATATGCGTCGCCGCTTTTTCAGAGTACTTTATTAAAATACGATAAGGATTTTAATATTGAAAATGATGCCGCCATCGAGTATGAGATTAGCGACGACGGACTTAAATGGACGGTAAAACTGCGCGACAATATCCAGTTTTCCGATGGAAAGCCCCTAACAGCTAAGGATGTGGTCTTTACCTTTACTACCGCTAAGCAAAGTGCTTCGGTAGTTGACCTTACCAACTTAAGGGAAGTAGAACAGTTAGATGACTTTACAGTCCGGTTTACCCTAAAAAAGCGGAACTCCACGTTCATCCATCATCTCACAAGCTTGGGTATCGTACCTGAACATGCCTACGACGCTTTGTACAATGAAAATCCAGTGGGTTCGGGGCCTTATCAATTGGTGCAGTGGGATAAAGGACAACAGTTGATCCTTACGGTCAACCCTTATTACTATGGGAAGGCTCCTTTTTTTGAGGAGCTGGTATTTTTATTTTTATCCCAGGATGCGGCTTTTGCCGCAGCCAAGGCAGGTCAGGTAGATGTGGCATCGGTTACGCCGGCACTGGCCGATAAAAAAATTAAGGGCATGAAACTGCTTGCCCTAAAAAGTGTGGACAACCGTGGCGTGGCCCTCCCTTTTGTGTCCGAGGAAGGAAGAACTGATAACGGGCACCCCATTGGAAACAGGGTTACTTCGGATGAAGCCATCCGCAAGGCCATGAATATCGGGGTAGATCGCGAGGCATTAGTCAAAGGGGTTTTAAGGGGTTACGGAACACCAGCCTATTCCATAGCCGATGGTTTACCCTGGTGGAATCCCCAAACCAAAATTGAAAATGATGGGAACATCAAAAAAGCAAAAGAAATTTTGGAGGAAGCCGGTTGGAGAGAAGAAAAAGACGGTATTCGCTATAAAAATGGAATAAAAGCAGCCTTTACCTTGTATTATCCCTCCAACGATCAAATACGGCAATCCTTATCCATTGCCTTTGCCCAAATGATGAAACCCTTGGGCATACAGGTTGAGATAAAGGGCGATAACTGGCGGGGGATAGAAAAACAGGTTCATGCCAATGCCACCTTATTTGGTTTAGGAAGTCACGATCCGCTTGAATTATACAATGCCTTTAGTAGCGAAGTCAGTGGACGCGGACTGAATAATCCGAATTATTATGCCAACGATACGGTGGATGCCTATTTTGTGAAAGCCCTTGCCGCCACATCGCAAGATGAAGCCAATGCCTATTGGAAAAAAGCACAATGGGACGGTGTAACAGGTTTTTCCAACAAAGGGGACGCACCCTGGGTTTGGTTGGTCAATCTGGATCATTTGTTTTTTATGCGGGAAAATCTGGTCATCGGTCCACAAAAAATACAGCCCCACGATCACAATTGGCCCGTAACCGATTTTATTGAAAACTGGCATTGGAAAGAATAA
- a CDS encoding urease accessory protein UreD, with amino-acid sequence MLMTKPNWTGYLNMDIENRRGKSVPKNIYFHNALKVQRPIYHGKTGMLCYYILNVGGGYLDGDTYRLEIRVRENAKLTLTTLGATLIYKTPDKPAYQETEIHLEKNSYLVYMPDPVIGYENARYKQFDSIYMEKGAVLLYSDILTPGWSAQGNSFSYDMLQLKTNIYMDDELVVFDNIKLEPAAQQIDILGFMGDYTHLGTLIVIGQKTDDDLIKRLHAVIHEQTCDFDAGISRLTIPGFTIRVLANMTQDVQRVIAACHKVISQEWFGETPSSLRKY; translated from the coding sequence ATGCTCATGACTAAACCTAACTGGACCGGTTATCTGAACATGGATATTGAAAACCGAAGAGGTAAATCCGTACCTAAAAATATTTATTTTCATAATGCACTAAAGGTGCAAAGACCCATTTACCACGGAAAAACGGGAATGTTGTGTTATTATATCCTTAACGTGGGGGGTGGTTATTTAGATGGCGACACCTACCGCCTCGAAATTCGGGTGCGAGAGAATGCTAAACTAACACTTACCACCCTCGGGGCCACTTTGATTTATAAAACACCGGACAAACCGGCTTATCAGGAAACGGAGATACACCTCGAAAAAAACAGCTATTTGGTATACATGCCCGATCCTGTTATCGGGTATGAAAATGCACGATACAAACAGTTCGACAGCATTTACATGGAAAAGGGAGCTGTTTTACTCTATTCGGATATACTAACGCCCGGGTGGTCGGCCCAGGGTAATTCATTCAGCTATGATATGCTCCAACTCAAAACCAATATTTATATGGATGATGAGTTGGTGGTATTTGATAATATAAAGCTCGAACCGGCCGCTCAACAAATTGACATATTGGGCTTTATGGGCGACTACACCCATTTGGGTACCCTTATTGTTATTGGCCAAAAAACCGATGATGATTTAATCAAACGCCTGCACGCCGTCATCCATGAACAGACCTGCGATTTCGACGCAGGAATTTCGCGGCTCACCATTCCCGGATTTACAATCCGTGTGTTGGCCAACATGACACAGGATGTGCAAAGGGTTATTGCGGCTTGCCACAAAGTAATTAGCCAAGAGTGGTTCGGTGAAACACCAAGCTCATTGAGGAAATATTAA
- a CDS encoding urease subunit gamma: protein MKLTEREKDKLLIVVAAEVARRRKKRGVKLNYIESVALITDEILEGARDGKTVAELMQYGTQILTRDDVMEGIPEMIADIQVEPTFPDGTKLVTVHNPIN, encoded by the coding sequence ATGAAATTAACAGAAAGGGAAAAAGACAAGTTGCTTATTGTCGTTGCGGCCGAAGTAGCCCGCCGTAGAAAAAAAAGAGGTGTAAAGTTAAATTATATCGAATCGGTGGCACTTATCACGGATGAAATACTGGAAGGTGCGCGGGATGGTAAAACCGTGGCTGAACTCATGCAATATGGTACACAGATTTTAACGCGTGACGATGTGATGGAAGGTATCCCCGAAATGATAGCAGACATACAGGTAGAACCTACTTTCCCGGATGGTACAAAATTAGTAACTGTACATAATCCGATTAATTAA
- a CDS encoding ABC transporter permease — translation MIKFIFRKTGKLAALLVAISLLSFVLISYSPVDPVQSYIGAEISRISPEQREDIEAYWGLHQSKPEQFFLWAKAVGQGNLGESLIYRKPVSEIIVQRFSASILLMGLAWVLSGIFGFILGIAAGMNEGSLLDRIIKSYSFILASTPAFWFGILVLMVFAACLNWFPVGLAAPAGSLAGEVSLADTLNHLVLPVLTLSIGGVASIALHTREKLIEVLNSEFIRFAKAKGESGTGLLWRHGLRNISLPAISLHFASFGELFGGAVLTEQVFSYPGLGQAVVKAGLGGDVPLLLGITLFSVVFIFVGNFMADLLYVLVDPRMKIKQAHE, via the coding sequence ATGATTAAATTTATCTTCAGAAAAACAGGAAAGTTAGCTGCATTGCTCGTTGCCATCAGTCTGCTATCCTTTGTGCTGATAAGTTATTCTCCTGTAGATCCGGTTCAATCGTATATCGGAGCCGAAATATCAAGGATAAGCCCGGAGCAACGGGAGGATATCGAAGCATATTGGGGTTTGCACCAATCCAAGCCGGAACAGTTTTTTTTATGGGCCAAAGCGGTGGGGCAAGGTAATTTGGGGGAATCGTTGATATACCGGAAGCCAGTTTCTGAGATTATTGTGCAACGGTTTTCTGCCTCCATTCTGCTCATGGGATTGGCGTGGGTGCTATCGGGTATTTTCGGATTTATACTGGGCATCGCAGCCGGAATGAATGAAGGGTCGCTGCTCGATCGCATTATTAAAAGTTATTCCTTTATTTTGGCCTCAACCCCGGCATTTTGGTTTGGTATATTGGTACTGATGGTTTTTGCCGCCTGTCTCAATTGGTTTCCGGTGGGGCTGGCAGCCCCTGCAGGCAGCTTGGCGGGTGAGGTAAGCCTGGCAGATACCTTAAATCACTTGGTTTTACCCGTATTAACTTTGAGTATTGGTGGAGTAGCCAGTATTGCTTTGCATACCCGCGAAAAATTAATTGAGGTGCTCAATAGCGAATTTATCCGCTTTGCCAAAGCCAAAGGAGAAAGCGGAACGGGATTATTGTGGCGCCATGGCCTGCGCAATATTTCATTACCGGCCATCTCCTTGCATTTTGCATCCTTTGGCGAACTTTTTGGTGGTGCCGTTTTAACCGAACAGGTATTTTCGTACCCCGGTTTGGGACAAGCAGTGGTCAAAGCCGGGCTGGGAGGCGACGTACCCCTTCTGTTGGGGATTACCTTGTTCAGCGTTGTATTTATTTTTGTGGGAAATTTTATGGCAGACTTGCTTTATGTGCTCGTCGATCCGCGAATGAAAATTAAACAGGCGCATGAATGA
- a CDS encoding urease accessory protein UreF → MDNSLLALFQLCDSNFPSGGFSHSFGLETFIQTNTVHNPDTFSQWLTLFLNEQMVSSDGLAIKLVYKALEEGKLDEVWRMDRLLTIQNMARETREGTRFMGRSLVKIATEIYDSDTIAMYSKRIQQKKSFAHPAILFALAGHYLKISRDGTMLYYLYSTIVNLVQNAVRAIPLGQTSGQKIIADFRPKLNEAVTAINQLEETDFGTIAPGIELAQMQHEYVNVRIFMS, encoded by the coding sequence ATGGATAACAGCTTATTGGCCTTATTTCAACTGTGCGACTCCAATTTCCCTAGTGGGGGATTTAGCCACTCTTTTGGTCTGGAAACTTTTATACAAACTAATACAGTCCACAATCCGGATACCTTTTCCCAATGGTTGACCTTGTTTTTAAACGAGCAGATGGTCAGTTCCGATGGTCTGGCCATAAAACTCGTTTACAAGGCCTTAGAGGAAGGTAAACTGGATGAGGTGTGGCGAATGGACCGCCTGCTGACCATACAAAACATGGCGCGCGAAACCCGCGAAGGAACACGATTTATGGGCAGATCACTGGTAAAAATTGCCACTGAAATTTACGATTCAGACACAATTGCCATGTATAGCAAGCGTATTCAGCAAAAAAAATCTTTCGCCCATCCGGCCATCCTATTTGCTTTGGCCGGACATTATTTAAAAATTTCCAGAGACGGCACAATGCTGTATTATTTGTATTCCACAATAGTTAATCTTGTGCAAAATGCTGTGCGCGCCATACCATTAGGACAAACCTCGGGACAAAAAATAATTGCTGATTTTCGACCTAAATTAAACGAAGCAGTAACAGCCATAAATCAATTAGAAGAAACTGATTTTGGAACTATTGCTCCCGGTATAGAACTGGCTCAGATGCAGCACGAGTATGTAAATGTCAGGATATTTATGTCGTGA